From Pleurocapsa sp. PCC 7319:
CGAATTCCGAATTCCGAACTCCAACTACATCGGCGGAACATATGGCTTAGGAGGAGGATCGAATACTGTCATCACCTCCTTGGTTCTCGCTTTTGCTGCTTCCTGCATTGCTTTATCTTGCTCTTCAGCAGTTAGGTTTTGAATCGATCGCTGATAAAAACGTTCTAAGTTGTAGCAGCCTAAAGGTAGCTCTAAATATGCTCCCAAGCATTCATTACAATAGGTACAAGGCTTTTGGGCAATATCCCTTCCTGCGTGGAATTGGTTGACCAGATCGTTATTGGCAACTAAGGTGCGAGCCATACTTACAGCATCTGTATAGCCTTCGGCGATCGCTTTATTGATGTACGATGCCTGTTGAAATCCTCCAGTGGTAATGATGGGAATTTCTTTTAAATTCTGCTTGATTTCTTGAGCATCCCTGAGAACTGTACCTTGATGTTTTTCTATTAGTTGTTGAAATTCTGCTGTAGATACGTGTTCTTTGAAAAAGTCATCTAGCCATTCATCCTGAATCTCGGAACCTTTGACTGGCTGTTGATAGCGATCGCCGATTTTTTTCGGTAATCGTCGCCAAAGTAATTGGAAAATTGGCTGGAGTAATCGATAGCGAAACAGAATTAAGTTACGAAAGCTGGCTTTGCCCCCACTTGATGTCATCGTATCGTAGGTATAACGCAGCATTCTCAAAGGAAAAGGTCCAGAGGGTAATAGAGGGTGCGGAAAAGTACTACCACGAGAAATGTGCAGAGCATCAACTCCATCTTCTTCTAACCACTGACAAATTTGGATTGCCTCCTCAAAAGTATTACCCGACTTTTGCCAGGGAGGAATAATATTGTTGAATTCTCTTACGCTAATTTTGGCTTGAAGATGAAAGTCTTCTCCTACGACTTTACGGATTTCTTTGACAATTTCCTGCAAAAATCGATAGCGATTTTTAAGCTCGCCTCCATATTGATCTGTTCGTCGATTGATTGCCGAACTAAGAAATTGATTAATTAAGTATCCATGAGAGCTATGGAGTTCAACCCCATCAAGACCAGCTTCTTTGGCTCTGTCTGCTGCTTTGGCAAAGTCTTGAACTATATCTTTGACTTTCCAGGTTGGCATTTTGATCGCGGGTAGACCGTTAATTTGATCGGCTTCATCCGTCGAACTAGGAGCTGGCTTGGGATCGATACCATGCGATCGAGTTAAGGTATTTTCAATTCCTTCGATATCCCTCTGACGACCAGAATGACTAAGCTGAAGGATATATTTGCAATTATATCGATGCACTGCTTCCCCCACAGTCTGCCAAAAAGGAATTCTGGCATCACAATCTATGGTGACAACATTAGGGGTAATGCGACCTTCAATCGAAATAGGTACATAGGAGGAAACAATTGCTCCAACTCCTCCTTTGGCAAACTTATTCTCCCAATTGATCCGAGCTTGAGTTCCAGAACCGTCGTAATTATCCCAACGTCCAGTAACACTAGAGCGAAAAATACGATTTTTAACTGTCAGGTGTCGAAATTTCAATGGTTGAAAGATCATTTTTTTTTCCTTTGATACTCATCGAACTAAGGGGACTAACAAGCTTCAGTACGGTGATTATTTGGTGATATTAAAATTTTGTTTTAAATATTTAATTTAAGCTTATACTTATTACTATCAATTCAAGATTTTGTCTTATTTAAAATCAATTTTTTGTAATTTTTCTTTGTAAAAAGCTAGAAACTATGTACTAAAAAAGTAGCTTGATCGTGGTTTTGCCATTTTTACTAAAAAACCTCTGAAAGTCAGGTTTAATCTATGAAAACCAGAGCTACTTTGAGTTTAGTTAATTTTTGATTTACTTGGTTTTTTAAGATCAATCAATAAAGAAGTTAAATTTTGAGTAAAGATTGATTAACTACAAAAAAGTGTGATTTTTCTTAATAAAACTAAGATAAAACTTGAAATTGATTTTCTAGAGAAAAAACTTTTATCAGAACCTAAAAATCTTATATTGTCTTTAGGAGAAGTACATGAAAAAGCTGCATATAGGCATAATAGTCTGCGTGCTGGCGATCGCAATATTGGTGCAAGGTTGTTCTCCCTATGAATATCAAGCCACGTCTGTCGAGCGTTTAAGAGAACTAATTGCCGAAGCGGAAGCTAATGGAAACGCAGTCGAGATTGCTACACCTAAGTCCACGCCAGAAGTCGCCACTCAACCCGCAAAAAATACTAGCCCAAGTTATCCAGAAAAGTCTCAACCAGAACAGTCTGAATATGATCGAGATTATCTTGGTTACCTGCCCGAAAAATCTTATGGCAAGCTAACTGAGGCAGAACGACGCGGGTTACAAACTTGGTATTTTTGGACTGCTGGCAATGAGAAATATTTCCGTAACTTAGCCAAAAGTACTCACGGAGAAGCCGACTTTTTAAGTTTGTTAGATGCTCGCCCTGATAGCGACACAGTGGATCCATCGCCTCACTACCAGCGCAATGAACGTTTTAAAGAAATTGGCATCATTAACGATCCTGGTTGTAAGGCAGCCACCAAGCCAGACGAATATGGTTTGTGGCTAGATAATTGCACTCAAGACCCAAATTCCATTGGTGTTATGGGTGCGCGTAAGTTTCCCAATCCTAATTTCGACCCTGAAGAGTGGGATGTAGCCCAATATTACGCACTAGGAGACAGTAAAGCTCAAATTGAACCTCCCTATCGCGTTGGTATCTCCTGTGGAGTCTGTCATATTGCCTATGATCCTCTCAAACCGCCCAAAGACACCGAAAACCCTAAATGGGAAAACATTGTCGGGGCACTGGGTAATCAGTATCTGAGGGAAGGACAATTATTTGGTAGTACTATCCCCGATGAAGACTTTCGTAAACAAATAATTAATAGTCAGCCCCCTGGTACTTCTGATACATCTCGCATTGCCACTGATCATATTGATAATCCCAATGCGATCA
This genomic window contains:
- a CDS encoding NADH:flavin oxidoreductase; translated protein: MIFQPLKFRHLTVKNRIFRSSVTGRWDNYDGSGTQARINWENKFAKGGVGAIVSSYVPISIEGRITPNVVTIDCDARIPFWQTVGEAVHRYNCKYILQLSHSGRQRDIEGIENTLTRSHGIDPKPAPSSTDEADQINGLPAIKMPTWKVKDIVQDFAKAADRAKEAGLDGVELHSSHGYLINQFLSSAINRRTDQYGGELKNRYRFLQEIVKEIRKVVGEDFHLQAKISVREFNNIIPPWQKSGNTFEEAIQICQWLEEDGVDALHISRGSTFPHPLLPSGPFPLRMLRYTYDTMTSSGGKASFRNLILFRYRLLQPIFQLLWRRLPKKIGDRYQQPVKGSEIQDEWLDDFFKEHVSTAEFQQLIEKHQGTVLRDAQEIKQNLKEIPIITTGGFQQASYINKAIAEGYTDAVSMARTLVANNDLVNQFHAGRDIAQKPCTYCNECLGAYLELPLGCYNLERFYQRSIQNLTAEEQDKAMQEAAKARTKEVMTVFDPPPKPYVPPM